One Oncorhynchus clarkii lewisi isolate Uvic-CL-2024 chromosome 31, UVic_Ocla_1.0, whole genome shotgun sequence DNA segment encodes these proteins:
- the LOC139391024 gene encoding transforming growth factor beta activator LRRC32-like isoform X1 yields the protein MIRPTATTFSLVLLLYCSLSHSLTQFNTVTGRIPDDQQETTSWRFRNLTSVPEGLDVRLRELDLSNNVISHINSQSLALPSLLRLDLSYNQLEIISEGAFRDVAQLQELNLARNALSHNVDSTSRALGSLHRLRRLDLSLNGLDDDAAGLYLRDKSILERLDLTGNGLTRLTPKLFAESLSVRSIRIENNLITAIEEGTFEPLKKLKILNLARNNLVYICDFKLHQVKLLNLSRNSIEFFVTREDGHPYELEILDLSFNNLLYFPMVPKTNRLRYLHLQSNMVGTLETDTLISEADSLYRELASEDEVNDAVDNNNIYSNWKLMPLVYMDLSSNHFRSLPVETLSHLTSLVTLNLSKNCLQDISGNGHVGGYHQPSLTFPSLRYFDLQNNGLRQLSTFFLEALPNIETLNLKENSVRPCDPKDQLGPSETTRVSLNSMSPCVSFWNIKTLRSLDLQDNGIKTLHQNTFKGTPLVSLNLASNVDIIFDIGALEGLQSSLQSLSISGNSMTTSALSLPCLKALRRLNMSNNSVDVLPGIISCSPLTELDLRNNGLTSMNESVVDRLSLYLDVLYVSGNSFNCCDTNWLKALNKEKVNIPDLHHAVCLSVNGTLLTGLLRNHSLHCSLELSPKITEPNLGQIMTILLFVSTVLITLVVFVKKVCCNTGSLIV from the exons atGATCAGACCTACAGCTACAACATTCAGCTTAGTGCTACTGCTGTACTGCTCtctgtctcacagtctcacacagTTCAACACTGTGACTGGAAGGATACCTGATGACCAACAG GAGACGACTTCCTGGAGGTTCAGGAACCTAACATCTGTTCCTGAGGGGCTGGACGTGAGGCTGAGGGAGCTGGATCTGTCCAACAACGTTATAAGTCATATAAACAGCCAGAGTCTGGCTCTTCCATCCCTACTGAGACTGGACCTCAGCTACAACCAGCTAGAGATCATATCTGAAGGGGCTTTCAGAGATGTGGCCCAGCTTCAAGAGCTGAACTTGGCCAGGAATGCATTGAGCCACAATGTGGACAGTACCAGCCGAGCTCTTGGGTCTCTCCACAGACTGAGGAGGTTGGATCTCTCTCTGAACGGTCTGGATGATGACGCGGCGGGACTTTACCTTCGTGACAAATCAATTCTAGAACGCCTAGATCTCACGGGCAACGGTTTGACGCGACTCACGCCCAAGCTGTTTGCAGAGAGCCTGAGCGTGAGAAGCATTCGCATCGAGAACAATCTGATCACGGCAATAGAGGAGGGAACGTTTGAACCGTTGAAGAAACTCAAGATCTTAAATTTAGCCAGAAATAATCTAGTCTACATCTGTGATTTTAAACTCCATCAGGTGAAACTCTTGAATCTTAGCAGGAATTCCATAGAGTTCTTTGTCACCCGTGAAGACGGTCACCCATACGAGCTGGAGATCTTAGATCTGAGCTTCAACAACCTCCTCTATTTCCCCATGGTCCCCAAGACCAACCGGTTGAGATACCTCCACCTACAGAGCAACATGGTGGGGACCTTAGAGACAGACACCTTAATATCAGAGGCAGACTCTCTGTACAGAGAACTAGCAAGTGAAGATGAGGTAAATGATGCTgtagacaacaacaacatataCTCTAACTGGAAACTGATGCCGTTAGTTTACATGGACCTCAGTAGTAACCACTTCAGGTCTCTACCTGTGGAGACTCTGAGCCATCTGACGTCTTTGGTGACGCTGAACCTCAGCAAGAACTGTCTACAGGACATCAGCGGCAACGGCCATGTTGGAGGCTACCACCAACCTTCCTTGACCTTTCCGTCTCTACGCTACTTCGACCTGCAGAACAACGGTCTTCGACAACTCTCCACCTTCTTCCTGGAAGCCCTACCAAACATAGAGACATTAAACCTGAAGGAGAACTCTGTGAGGCCTTGTGATCCAAAGGACCAACTGGGACCATCTGAGACAACGAGAGTTAGTCTTAATAGTATGTCCCCTTGTGTTTCCTTCTGGAATATCAAAACTCTGAGAAGTCTAGATCTCCAAGACAACGGGATCAAAACACTCCATCAGAACACATTTAAAGGAACCCCTTTGGTTTCTCTCAACCTGGCCAGTAATGTAGATATAATCTTTGATATTGGCGCTCTAGAAGGGTTGCAGAGTAGTCTCCAGTCTCTGAGTATCAGTGGGAACAGCATGACAACCTCTGCCTTGTCTCTGCCTTGTCTGAAAGCATTGAGACGACTCAACATGTCCAACAACAGCGTAGACGTCCTCCCGGGCATCATCAGCTGTTCTCCTTTGACGGAGCTTGACCTGAGAAATAACGGGCTAACGTCTATGAATGAATCTGTGGTTGATCGTTTGTCTCTATATCTTGATGTGTTGTATGTCAGTGGCAACTCTTTCAACTGCTGTGACACCAACTGGCTAAAAGCCCTAAACAAAGAGAAAGTGAATATTCCAGACCTTCACCATGCTGTGTGCCTCAGTGTCAATGGTACTCTGTTGACTGGCCTTCTGCGTAACCATTCACTGCACTGTTCATTGGAACTTAGCCCAAAGATAACAGAACCAAACCTTGGGCAAATAATGACAATACTTTTGTTTGTGTCAACAGTATTGATAACATTAGTTGTATTTGTGAAGAAGGTTTGTTGCAACACGGGGTCATTAATTGTGTAA
- the LOC139391024 gene encoding transforming growth factor beta activator LRRC32-like isoform X2, translating into MTNSFSHLSRFKETTSWRFRNLTSVPEGLDVRLRELDLSNNVISHINSQSLALPSLLRLDLSYNQLEIISEGAFRDVAQLQELNLARNALSHNVDSTSRALGSLHRLRRLDLSLNGLDDDAAGLYLRDKSILERLDLTGNGLTRLTPKLFAESLSVRSIRIENNLITAIEEGTFEPLKKLKILNLARNNLVYICDFKLHQVKLLNLSRNSIEFFVTREDGHPYELEILDLSFNNLLYFPMVPKTNRLRYLHLQSNMVGTLETDTLISEADSLYRELASEDEVNDAVDNNNIYSNWKLMPLVYMDLSSNHFRSLPVETLSHLTSLVTLNLSKNCLQDISGNGHVGGYHQPSLTFPSLRYFDLQNNGLRQLSTFFLEALPNIETLNLKENSVRPCDPKDQLGPSETTRVSLNSMSPCVSFWNIKTLRSLDLQDNGIKTLHQNTFKGTPLVSLNLASNVDIIFDIGALEGLQSSLQSLSISGNSMTTSALSLPCLKALRRLNMSNNSVDVLPGIISCSPLTELDLRNNGLTSMNESVVDRLSLYLDVLYVSGNSFNCCDTNWLKALNKEKVNIPDLHHAVCLSVNGTLLTGLLRNHSLHCSLELSPKITEPNLGQIMTILLFVSTVLITLVVFVKKVCCNTGSLIV; encoded by the exons ATGACCAACAG TTTCTCTCATCTTTCTCGTTTCAAGGAGACGACTTCCTGGAGGTTCAGGAACCTAACATCTGTTCCTGAGGGGCTGGACGTGAGGCTGAGGGAGCTGGATCTGTCCAACAACGTTATAAGTCATATAAACAGCCAGAGTCTGGCTCTTCCATCCCTACTGAGACTGGACCTCAGCTACAACCAGCTAGAGATCATATCTGAAGGGGCTTTCAGAGATGTGGCCCAGCTTCAAGAGCTGAACTTGGCCAGGAATGCATTGAGCCACAATGTGGACAGTACCAGCCGAGCTCTTGGGTCTCTCCACAGACTGAGGAGGTTGGATCTCTCTCTGAACGGTCTGGATGATGACGCGGCGGGACTTTACCTTCGTGACAAATCAATTCTAGAACGCCTAGATCTCACGGGCAACGGTTTGACGCGACTCACGCCCAAGCTGTTTGCAGAGAGCCTGAGCGTGAGAAGCATTCGCATCGAGAACAATCTGATCACGGCAATAGAGGAGGGAACGTTTGAACCGTTGAAGAAACTCAAGATCTTAAATTTAGCCAGAAATAATCTAGTCTACATCTGTGATTTTAAACTCCATCAGGTGAAACTCTTGAATCTTAGCAGGAATTCCATAGAGTTCTTTGTCACCCGTGAAGACGGTCACCCATACGAGCTGGAGATCTTAGATCTGAGCTTCAACAACCTCCTCTATTTCCCCATGGTCCCCAAGACCAACCGGTTGAGATACCTCCACCTACAGAGCAACATGGTGGGGACCTTAGAGACAGACACCTTAATATCAGAGGCAGACTCTCTGTACAGAGAACTAGCAAGTGAAGATGAGGTAAATGATGCTgtagacaacaacaacatataCTCTAACTGGAAACTGATGCCGTTAGTTTACATGGACCTCAGTAGTAACCACTTCAGGTCTCTACCTGTGGAGACTCTGAGCCATCTGACGTCTTTGGTGACGCTGAACCTCAGCAAGAACTGTCTACAGGACATCAGCGGCAACGGCCATGTTGGAGGCTACCACCAACCTTCCTTGACCTTTCCGTCTCTACGCTACTTCGACCTGCAGAACAACGGTCTTCGACAACTCTCCACCTTCTTCCTGGAAGCCCTACCAAACATAGAGACATTAAACCTGAAGGAGAACTCTGTGAGGCCTTGTGATCCAAAGGACCAACTGGGACCATCTGAGACAACGAGAGTTAGTCTTAATAGTATGTCCCCTTGTGTTTCCTTCTGGAATATCAAAACTCTGAGAAGTCTAGATCTCCAAGACAACGGGATCAAAACACTCCATCAGAACACATTTAAAGGAACCCCTTTGGTTTCTCTCAACCTGGCCAGTAATGTAGATATAATCTTTGATATTGGCGCTCTAGAAGGGTTGCAGAGTAGTCTCCAGTCTCTGAGTATCAGTGGGAACAGCATGACAACCTCTGCCTTGTCTCTGCCTTGTCTGAAAGCATTGAGACGACTCAACATGTCCAACAACAGCGTAGACGTCCTCCCGGGCATCATCAGCTGTTCTCCTTTGACGGAGCTTGACCTGAGAAATAACGGGCTAACGTCTATGAATGAATCTGTGGTTGATCGTTTGTCTCTATATCTTGATGTGTTGTATGTCAGTGGCAACTCTTTCAACTGCTGTGACACCAACTGGCTAAAAGCCCTAAACAAAGAGAAAGTGAATATTCCAGACCTTCACCATGCTGTGTGCCTCAGTGTCAATGGTACTCTGTTGACTGGCCTTCTGCGTAACCATTCACTGCACTGTTCATTGGAACTTAGCCCAAAGATAACAGAACCAAACCTTGGGCAAATAATGACAATACTTTTGTTTGTGTCAACAGTATTGATAACATTAGTTGTATTTGTGAAGAAGGTTTGTTGCAACACGGGGTCATTAATTGTGTAA
- the LOC139391142 gene encoding transforming growth factor beta activator LRRC32-like: protein MIRPTATTFSLVLLLYCSLSHSLTQFNTVTGRIPDDQQETTSWRFRNLTSVPEGLDVRLRELDLSNNVIRHINSQSLALPSLLRLDLSYNQLEIISEGAFRDVAQLQELNLARNALSHNVDSTSRALGSLHRLRRLDLSLNGLDDDAAGLYLRDKSILERLDLTGNGLTRLTPKLFAESLSVRSIRIENNLITAIEEGTFEPLKKLKILNLARNNLVYICDFKLHQVKLLNLSRNSIEFFVTREDGHPYELEILDLSFNNLLYFPMVPKTNRLRYLHLQSNMVGTLETDTLISEADSLYRELTSEDEVNDAVDNNNIYSNWKLMPLVYMDLSSNHFRSLPVETLSHLTSLVTLNLSKNCLQDISGNGHVGGYHQPSLTFPSLRYFDLQNNGLRQLSTFFLEALPNIEILNLKENSVRPCDPKDQLGPSETTRVSLNSMSPCVSFWNIKTLRSLDLQDNGIKTLHQNTFKGTPLVSLNLASNVDIIFDIGALEGLQSSLQSLSISGNSMTTSALSLPCLKALRRLNMSNNSVDVLPGIISCSPLTELDLRNNELTSMNESVVDRLSLYLDVLYVSGNSFNCCDTNWLKALNKEKVNIPDLHHAVCLSVNGTLLTGLLRNHSLHCSLELSPKITEPNLGQIMIILLFVSTVLITLVVFVKKVCCNTGSLIV from the exons atGATCAGACCTACAGCTACAACATTCAGCTTAGTGCTACTGCTGTACTGCTCtctgtctcacagtctcacacagTTCAACACTGTGACAGGAAGGATACCTGATGACCAACAG GAGACGACTTCCTGGAGGTTCAGGAACCTAACATCTGTTCCTGAGGGGCTGGACGTGAGGCTGAGGGAGCTGGATCTGTCCAACAACGTTATAAGACATATAAACAGCCAGAGTCTGGCTCTTCCATCCCTACTGAGACTGGACCTCAGCTACAACCAGCTAGAGATCATATCTGAAGGGGCTTTCAGAGATGTGGCCCAGCTTCAAGAGCTGAACTTGGCCAGGAATGCATTGAGCCACAATGTGGACAGTACCAGCCGAGCTCTTGGGTCTCTCCACAGACTGAGGAGGTTGGATCTCTCTCTGAACGGTCTGGATGATGACGCGGCGGGACTTTACCTTCGTGACAAATCAATTCTAGAACGCCTAGATCTCACGGGCAACGGTTTGACGCGACTCACGCCCAAGCTGTTTGCAGAGAGCCTGAGCGTGAGAAGCATTCGCATCGAGAACAATCTGATCACAGCAATAGAGGAGGGAACGTTTGAACCGTTGAAGAAACTCAAGATCTTAAATTTAGCGAGAAATAATCTAGTCTACATCTGTGATTTTAAACTCCATCAGGTGAAACTCTTGAATCTTAGCAGGAATTCCATAGAGTTCTTTGTCACCCGTGAAGACGGTCACCCATACGAGCTGGAGATCTTAGATCTGAGCTTCAACAACCTCCTCTATTTCCCCATGGTCCCCAAGACCAACCGGTTGAGATACCTCCACCTACAGAGCAACATGGTGGGGACCTTAGAGACAGACACCTTAATATCAGAGGCAGACTCTCTGTACAGAGAACTAACAAGTGAAGATGAGGTAAATGATGCTgtagacaacaacaacatataCTCTAACTGGAAACTGATGCCGTTAGTTTACATGGACCTCAGTAGTAACCACTTCAGGTCTCTACCTGTGGAGACTCTGAGCCATCTGACGTCTTTGGTGACGCTGAACCTCAGCAAGAACTGTCTACAGGACATCAGCGGCAACGGCCATGTTGGAGGCTACCACCAACCTTCCTTGACCTTTCCGTCTCTACGCTACTTCGACCTGCAGAACAACGGTCTTCGACAACTCTCCACCTTCTTCCTGGAAGCCCTACCAAACATAGAGATATTAAACCTGAAGGAGAACTCTGTGAGGCCTTGTGATCCAAAGGACCAACTGGGACCATCTGAGACAACGAGAGTTAGTCTTAATAGTATGTCCCCTTGTGTTTCCTTCTGGAATATCAAAACTCTGAGAAGTCTAGATCTCCAAGACAACGGGATCAAAACACTCCATCAGAACACATTTAAAGGAACCCCTTTGGTTTCTCTCAACCTGGCCAGTAATGTAGATATAATCTTTGATATTGGCGCTCTAGAAGGGTTGCAGAGTAGTCTCCAGTCTCTGAGTATCAGTGGGAACAGCATGACAACCTCTGCCTTGTCTCTGCCTTGTCTGAAAGCATTGAGACGACTCAACATGTCCAACAACAGCGTAGACGTCCTCCCGGGCATCATCAGCTGTTCTCCTTTGACGGAGCTTGACCTGAGAAATAACGAGCTAACGTCTATGAATGAATCTGTGGTTGATCGTTTGTCTCTATATCTTGATGTGTTGTATGTCAGTGGCAACTCTTTCAACTGCTGTGACACCAACTGGCTAAAAGCCCTAAACAAAGAGAAAGTAAATATTCCAGACCTTCACCATGCTGTGTGCCTCAGTGTCAATGGTACTCTGTTGACTGGCCTTCTGCGTAACCATTCACTGCACTGTTCATTGGAACTTAGCCCAAAGATAACAGAACCAAACCTTGGGCAAATAATGATAATACTTTTGTTTGTGTCAACAGTATTGATAACATTAGTTGTATTTGTGAAGAAGGTTTGTTGCAACACGGGGTCATTAATTGTGTAA
- the LOC139390797 gene encoding tumor necrosis factor ligand superfamily member 13B-like, whose protein sequence is MLYHALLLVSTLTVSFSFFLVYKVAVLEDDINKLRGDISNLKPHSKESPDGMITGMSRTWERSKQVASLNSQQQRQTEKDSQTLCSSTASSLRMKREQAGCSGGTVVQQSFLQLSANTKEQPFVRGNVTVIPWIVALHQGEAISSTGDRIIIQQEGFFIVFGQVLFQSPGTIMGHIVRSRGTDQRSTELLRCLQEMPQTNCANTCHTGGMVKLEREDELELVIPDRPQAQVSMDADSTFFGIIRLN, encoded by the exons ATGCTGTACCATGCTTTACTCTTAGTCTCTACATTAACTGTGTCGTTTAGCTTCTTCCTTGTATACAAAGTAGCAGTTCTAGAAGATGACATCAACAAACTCAGAGGAGATATTTCAAACCTAAAGCCACATTCTAAAGAATCCCCAGATGGGATGATAACTGGTATGTCCAGAACATGGGAG AGATCAAAGCAAGTGGCTTCCCTAAATTCCCagcaacagagacagacagagaaagactcTCAGACTCTGTGTTCCTCGACAGCATCCTCTCTGAGAATGAAACGGGAGCAGGCCGGCTGTAGTGGAGGGACAGTAG TTCAGCAGTCGTTTCTGCAGCTGTCAGCCAACACAAAGGAACAGCCATTTGTTAGAG GAAATGTGACGGTGATTCCTTGGATAGTTGCCTTGCATCAAGGGGAGGCCATCTCTTCCACTGGAGACAGAATCATCATCCAACAAGAAGGCTTCTTCATAGTGTTTGGCCAG GTGTTGTTCCAAAGTCCAGGCACCATCATGGGTCACATAGTGCGTAGTCGAGGAACCGATCAGAGATCCACAGAGCTGCTCCGCTGTCTACAGGAGATGCCCCAGACCAACTGTGCCAATACCTGCCACACTGGAG gCATGGTGAAGCTGGAGAGAGAAGACGAGCTGGAGCTGGTGATCCCAGATCGACCCCAAGCCCAGGTCTCCATGGATGCAGACTCAACCTTCTTTGGCATCATACGGCTGAACTGA